Genomic segment of Populus nigra chromosome 14, ddPopNigr1.1, whole genome shotgun sequence:
AGATACATAGATATCATAATGTTTTGGGCTGGATTAAAAAACGTCACCGTCTCGGAACCTCCTGTATGGACCATACGGCATTGTTCCAAACTAAAGCCACCAAAAcgaggaaaaaggaaaagggggtCCCTATGGAGGTAAAGACGGGGAAGAAAATACCTCATACCCACTCGTACTATCACATCTCTCCCCCATTGCAAAAGGAGGCAAACCCACAGCAGCTAAAAGCCAAATCTCCCGTCAATTTCCAtcgtatataataataaataaataaataaagcaaaaatataCCCCGGCACCACCAAATTAAGTTCACCCATAAAAGTTGCCCATTATGACCATATATCTTGTCATATGAACATATAATCTGGACGGGCAAAAGACAACCATGCCCCTCATCAGGACATAGGTGGTCCTGTGTGCCCAAGGACAGGCCTCGTTATTTGCCGTCTACTGACCCTAATTAGAAAGATACCACGAACCCGATTAACAAAGGAAAAGATCGTCAAGATAACTAGATGAGGTATATAATCGAGAAAAAGGCATGCAAATGATACGGCCAAAAAGTTCTTGCATGCGGTTTATTCCGATTCACACATGATCGATTTCATCCACGAACCATCTAGCAGGCTTTCGAATATATACAAACAAAAGTTGATTGGCGAATAAGATTACCATATTATCCCCACAAGAGACTTATGCTGTGTTTGGCTGAGAGAGGATCTAAAAAGCCACATCCATTTACAAAAGTTGAGAGGATTATTGAAAGTGAGGATATTCCCCGTTTTTTACAACAGAACCCCATATCttctcattccttttttttccatcccCGAAAATTCTCCACGATCGAAGACCCTACTAAGacactacaaaaaaaatttctaaaaaaaaaataaaataaaataaaaaacatttcatttcCGTGTTaagagtttttctttctttttctactcCGAAAGTGTTTAGAACTCTCTAGGGTCAACAAAAATTGACAAGCCGGGTGGTGATTTAGTCCAGTCACCAACAGACCCGTCGCTGTAGTCCTCCCCAAGCCTCTTAATACACCACAAATCCTCTGCGCACGATAGCATTTTCCAGTGTGGTATTCCTAACTTAAGCGGCTCGCGATTTGCTACCTCTGTAACCACCACTCCACACCCGCTCTCTTTAGCCAAATTATGCACGTGACCACACAACGCTTTCATCATTTTAGCTGCGCGTGGCCCTTCACCCCCCAAGCCATACATAAAATACAACCCGAAGGGCCTAAACACCGCAGGTACCGAAGGCAACCTCAAGAATGGCAACGCCTTGTCGACAACTCTCGTTGTTTTAGCAAATGTCCGCTTCACGCGCGACGCGCCACGCACTTCGAGTCTAAAAACATCCTTGCAGTTCCACACGCTGAGCACAGCCCACGACTCCGGCGGGTCGGATAGAAAGTTGTCCGGCCCGGCCCACGACCCGGACTTTAAACTGCCACGTGGCACGGCCAAGAAATTCCCCACATTCAGCTTGTTCTTGAGGACGGAGTCAATGTCCCGAGGGAAGAACTCGGTGGTGGCGAATCGTCGTCGGTACAGCAACTCGGCGTCGTGCGGGGTGAGTTTGATGATTGTTACACGATTTGATACAGGGACCCGGTGAGCAAAGACCGGGTTGACTAGGATCGAGGGAGTACGGAACTTGGAGTAGCCGCATTTGTCGGTGAAGAGCTTAACGGAAGCGTGGTTGTCGTTTTCAGTTGCTATGTAGGAATATTCAGCGCCGTTTTGACGAAACCAATCTTCAATTTGATGTACCAATTTTAGGCCTATGCCCATCCTCCTGAGAAAAagattggattaaattaaatgaataagatacaattattaatattaattagcatcatcattattattgagCATTGAAGACAAAAGATAAGAGATGTTACAAGAGATGTTACTAtgtcttaataataataataatattaaaatggtTCGACCCAATAATTAGAGGGGATATgtcatttaattataataatcaatTACACCCAGTCTTTCACTGTATATGGGAACGAAAATCAGCATTTTTTTTGGACAACTTTCTTTTCATAACGTAAAGTAAATCCATCTCTTCAATCCGATCAAGTTGACGACAAAATgcaaaagaacaaaacataGCATTAGCATCCAAGTTGATTTGTTTGGAATTACAAGTAGATGTGAGAATGTGGGGTCATTTCTTGATTGGGATATTTcagggaaaaggaaaataattagaaaaaacagtGGTGTGCTAAGATGAAGATGGAGGCTAGGAGCACTTACCGGTGTGAAGGAGAGACACGAAGGCCTAAAATGTAAGCAACTTTGGTGTAAACAGGGACGGGTTTGGAAAGGTCATTGTTATTGATGACATTGTAGGAGTAGTTGTTTTtcacagttcttgaaagctTTTTGCCACATGTAACGGTTTTGATGCAACCTCTTATCATCCCCACTATCTCTTCACCTATCTCGGCCACCTATTAATAATATTACATGGCATGGTTACACATGATTAGTCAATCTCGTTTTCTCGAAGGTAGTGATTAGCaggtaagaaagaaaaaattaaggaaaaatttCACAGAAAATTAATGGACAAGTACTAATGTTCGTGTGTACCAGCATGAGGAAAGCAGGGGAATTGCGGACCCTGCAAATTGGGTCACCCAAGAGGTCGGTAAAGAGAGAGAGCTTGCCGCCGGGACCAACCTCACATCTTCTCTCTACTTCTTCAACACCAACTCCATCTTTTCTTGGATCAAATTCTCTAACCACTATCATATTCACTCTCTCTTCTCCCataatatatatgtgtgtgtgtgtgtgtgtgtgtaactatttgtaataaaattaaacacaacaaGAGGAGAAAAAACGAGGTTAGAGAGAACCTTAAAGGGCAACAAAGGCTACAACTTTAGTTGGGATTGGaaaaggtatatatatatatatatatagagagagagagagagagggaagacGAGGGATAGGTAAGCAGACTGAATAACTTGTGGAATAAGCAAGGAAAGATCACTCAAGAGCAAAGGCTATATGAAGCTAGCTTAGGGGGGGAGTCCTTCGAAATTAGAGAAACCAAAAAGGATCAAAAAAGAGAATATCTTCGAAAGAGCTAAGATATGGCATAAATAACGAAAGAAATTAACAAGAGAAGAAAGGAAATCAAGAGGGTGCGGCAAGCCCTTCGAGTTTCAACTTGCGGTGCTAGCTATCTCCTTTACTTATAGGTGGTGGGTAGTTCTTCACTGCGGAGGCTCAAGTGCACTTATGGTACCTATAAATACCTGaattttgtgggtttttttttaaggaaaaaactccctctctctctctctctcgccccccttttccttctctctctctatttttatttaattcagttCTTTTTCAAGTCCCTATCTCTTCCTCCCCCATCTGTCTGTCTATATGtcctttatttctttctctctctcttactggtaacaatattattaataaatggtTATCCTTcgaatatatatagtaattggTAGTAATAAATAAGAAATGCTCATCATCACaggaaaacaacaataaaaaatcggAAGAGGAAATGGCGGCTTTGGCTGCGCAGCTCTCCCTCGGTTACAAGTATTTCATTTTAATCATATACGATGCGTTGCCATCATTACCTTTATTTTACCTTTCTCTTACTCTCCCTCTCTTCTTCCGTCCATCCATCATCATCCGTATTTTATCATCATGATGTATAAATCATACccatttattaaatatcatgcCCCCGTTGAGTTCCCTCGTAGTCTTATCCGGATTGTCAGTTCACCgtatcaattctaaaaaaatgttgttcagttttttaaaattaaatgatagtgttataaatatttataaatataaatattttcatgttaaattactGATCAATTAAATTAGTCCtcgagattttaaaaaaaaactcttgaaaCTAACATGGATAAGCCTCACCCATGGATTGGTTCGACCTCTAAGCCAATACAAATTAGCATCCAGCTTGAGTGAAGTCTTTAGATGacaagttattaaatttatatcaatgtttttaattttgtaatagaATATACGGCAAATAAATTGTAAATCagtacaaatttaaaaattatagagaaATATATATCACAACTTAAATGATTGCGATAACTATGGTTATGCCACTAATAGAAGCAcgactaaataaaaattataaaaaataaattataaaaaaaaattatttaattaagtgtaTTTTCATGTTAAAGTTGGCATTTATGATGTGTTTGTTATTActgttaaattattattttataaacttttgaattttttgttctaaattattttatgatattttcatatcattttatgttttaatattaaaattaaataaaaaaaaatttattacaatACATTTCCAATCAGAATCACTTTCAACCAGAATCACAGCTAATACaatactttcaaaaatacaCTTAAAAGAGCTGCGCTGGTCCCGATATTACAaccttttaattgtttttttgctacTTAAAGTAGCGCAACCAAGCATGATTGTGTTACtctcattaaaatatttagattgcACTATTAAAAGTAGCACAACTTTCAaagtatgttattttttaaaaaataaaaaatctcattaaaatgtttatatatatatatatatatatatatatatatatatataaaagtacaaGGATTGAGTACTGAACATTAGTTTTGTAGAAGTCAAAGCAACATGTTCTTCATTAATgaaaatcttctttttatttaatttgcacatagaattattaattatttgactTTCCTATTATACTTCTAATTATAACTCTtactttaattctttcaatctagtttttctctttttttatatatcaaagaaaaggtaataataaaaaaataattttgaaaaatataatatggaatgtaattaattatatttaaaaatatatataaaaacgaAAACATATGTAAAACTGCTGTGACGGCAGAACCATatacatgtatgtatgtatgtatgtatttgCATGTCCCATAGTTAACATGTTCATGCACAGCATGTATTCAATTTTACAAGAGGGGAGGGGGTATTAATTATCTTTGACAGAAATTTAAAAACTCCTACTGCAGTGAATTTGCAACCGAAGGGGAGGTGGGAAGTGGCAACGTGGGCAAGTCCCAGGAATTTCGGCCGTTGATTATTTAGTGGGCTACAAAAAGAGGGTTTCCTTTTACAATCAACAGTGGCTAATGTTTGGGATTTTTgtatggattaattttttttaatgttttttatttaacaatatattaaaataattttttattttaaaaattttatttttaatatcaatatattaaaaatcatagaaaataattttaaacaataaaaaatattttaaaaatatttttattttattttttttta
This window contains:
- the LOC133672864 gene encoding probable N-acetyltransferase HLS1 → MGEERVNMIVVREFDPRKDGVGVEEVERRCEVGPGGKLSLFTDLLGDPICRVRNSPAFLMLVAEIGEEIVGMIRGCIKTVTCGKKLSRTVKNNYSYNVINNNDLSKPVPVYTKVAYILGLRVSPSHRRMGIGLKLVHQIEDWFRQNGAEYSYIATENDNHASVKLFTDKCGYSKFRTPSILVNPVFAHRVPVSNRVTIIKLTPHDAELLYRRRFATTEFFPRDIDSVLKNKLNVGNFLAVPRGSLKSGSWAGPDNFLSDPPESWAVLSVWNCKDVFRLEVRGASRVKRTFAKTTRVVDKALPFLRLPSVPAVFRPFGLYFMYGLGGEGPRAAKMMKALCGHVHNLAKESGCGVVVTEVANREPLKLGIPHWKMLSCAEDLWCIKRLGEDYSDGSVGDWTKSPPGLSIFVDPREF